A region of the Nomascus leucogenys isolate Asia unplaced genomic scaffold, Asia_NLE_v1 001845F_22520_qpd_obj, whole genome shotgun sequence genome:
TGTTTGCTTTTGCAGTAAGCATCATGCATGAGGATTGGTGCTGGAAGAACAAGAGCCTGGAGGTGGAAGTGCTAGAGGATGACGTGTCTGCAGTTGAGTTCAGGCAGACAGGCTACATGCTGAGATGTTCCCTGTCTCACGCCATCACTCTGGTATGTACGGCTTACAGAGTCTCTTATTTGGCAAAACCCTCACCTTGTGGATATCAAGAAAGACTAACATGCCAGGAATCTTGTAAACGTAGTCAAGTCAGATTTCCTTTTCTGCCTCTCTGCTCGCCCACCTGTTACGCAGTGCATAATCAGGAAGCATTTATAGTCTCTGAGTGGAAGGACCCCTGTATTTAGGAGGTTTCCTTGTCCTGGCCCTACACTAAATCTGACTGGTGATTCGAGGTGGCCTTTGGTACAGTGCAGAGCACACTGGCTTtatattattagtaataatagCTTTGGGTAAATTCATTTACtgcttctcagcctcagttttcactGAAAATTGAGATCTTAATACCTACTTCTTAGGGTTATGGCAGGGCTTAAGTGAACCTCTTAGGTATCAAAGTGTCCTTGGTGTACCCCGCTCTTGTTTATTAAGATACTGCCAAGTGAGTTTCtctgatatatataatatattttttttttttttttggatggagtcttgctctgttgcccaggctggagtgcagtggcacaatctcggctcactgaaacctccacctcccgggttcaagcgattctcctgcctcagcctcccaagtagctgggactagaggtgcgtgccaccatgcccagctaatttttttttttttttttgtatttttagtagtgacagagttccaccatattggccaggctggtcttaaactcctgacctcaggggatccacccgccttggcctcccagagtgctaggattacaagcgtgagccactgtgttccaCCTTCTCTGGTAAATTTATTCCAGCGCAGAGGACGAAGCTGTAAACAGGATCTTAGCTTCTTGTTGACTGTGGTCTCTGTGGCCTGAAAGGCAGTGTGAAATGGGTTTCAGGAGCACCTCTGTAGATCCCTTCGTGAATTTTCTATAATGTTTTGATGTCGAGCGGCGGCAAATGTCATTGTCAGGTCTTAGTTTCTCTGTAGAGAAACTAGAAGAATTCAAACTGGTGTTTCACATGCCAGCTTACTCCCTAACTGCTTAATTACAAAAACTCGACAGGCTGATTTGTTATAGGAGATCAATTAATATCCGGTTCATAATAAGTGATAGATACTTAGGAAACCTTTCCCTTCCAGCAGTGGAGTGGATTTCCAGCTCCCTTGTAataagatccttttttttttttgacacttccTTAACCCCTTCTTtatctcctcccactctcccctcACTCGCCGGGCCCCAGCCGCAGTGGTCCTCTCCAGTCCCACACCAAGCTCACTCCCTCCTCGGGGCCTTCGCACAtactgtcccctctgcctggagtgcTGTGTCTTCTCCAGAAACACGTGTCTTGGTTTTTCCTCCTCATTCAGGCTGCAGCCCTATTGTTCAGGAGAGATGTGCCCTGGGACCAGCAAGCTAAAGACCCCTAGGTGGGGATTGTTCTTCTCTTGCTTTCCTGTTTGTTTTCATGGCTTTGTTACTGAGCAGTTGAGATCACTGATTTATTTGTTGACGCATTGATTTTGTCTTCCTGTATTAGAACATAAGCCCTGTGAGAGCAGGAGCCGTGGTCATGACTCCCAAGGCCCAGCCTTGTGTCTgtcacatagcaggtgctcaataaatactagttgaTTGAATGAACAATAGCACACTTTTGTTGGAAGTTTTGGGAGGTTTTTAATTTTCCTGTGGCACCCAACTGCTCCGATGATAAATGGGCAAAACAGATGACTGGTTTGGAAGGAGAAATATTATTAATCATCTTGGTGTCTCCATCTCTCCTAGTAAGTCATTGTATTGGCTTTGCTCCCTTAGGAATTTTATCAGGATGGAAATGGACGTGAGAATGTGGGGATTTATAACCTCTCCAAAGGAGTCAACTGATTCTGCCTGTCCAAGCCTGGTAAGTTTGGAAGGATTGATGTGCcatgaattagaagaatggaAAGGCACCAGAGGATGGTTTTGAAGGCATTTTTTTCTACCTTGGTTCTGTTTGCACCAAGCTTTCAATTTCAGTGTGTTCAACCTGctcttattttctgtctctcttactGGCCCTTTCACCTCCAAAAATATACCATTGGCCAATGACCTCTCTTTATAgtgctgttttaaaatttgaatcatTTCCCACTTTGCTTAAAATCTTTCAGTGGCTTCtcgctctttctctttttttttctcttttttttttgagatggagtcttgctctgtcacccaggctggagtgcagtggctcgatcttggctaactgcagcctctgcctcctgggttcaagcgattctcctgcctcagcctctcgagtagctgggattacaggtgcccgccaccacatccggctaacttttgtatttttagtagggatgggtttaccacgttgcctaggctggtctcaaactcctgacctcaagtgatccgcccgcctcagcctcccaaagtgctgggattacaggtgtgagccactgcacccaaccctcTGTCTCTTTTATAATggcttttttttggagacagaatttgcATATCATAAAACTCACCTATTTAAGATGTACAATAAAATGATTTGTAGTAAATTTATCAAGTTGCACAACCATGGCCGGAATCCAGTTTTAGACCTGTTCATTACTCACAGTGTTAGATCCTCTGTGCCTGTTGACAGTTTATCCCTGTTTCCAGCCACGGCCAGCCACTGATCTATTTTCTGTCCCCATGGATTGGCTTTTTTTGGATGTTTATCATACGATGCTGGTATTTTGTTTGGCTTCTTTGATTTAACATGTTTTTGAAGTTTATCTGTGTCATAGCAcatatcagtagtttgttctgttacattgctgtgtagtattctggtGTGTGGTTATATCatattttgtgtatccatttACCAGTTGGTGGATATTTGAGTGGTTTCCAGTTTGGTGCTGTTATGACTAATGTTACGGACATtcttgtacaagtctttgtgtccatatgttttcatttttcttgtttcaatacctaggaatggaattgctgcaTTGTGtgataaatttatgtttaaccttttaagaaactgtcaaattgttttccacagaggctgtGTCATTTgatactcccaccagcaatgcacgaGGGTTCCTGTTGCTTCACCTCCTtcgccaacatttgttattgtcagTTTTATTATAGTCATCTTGGTAGATGTGAAGtcgtgtctcattgtggttttgttttgcattttcctaatgaataaTTCAGTGGCTCCTCCTTTTGGTTCCTCAGATAAAATACAAACTCCTTAACCTGACCTTAGCTCCTGTGTAACCCAGCCCTGTCTGCCACTCCTTCTACTCCAGCCACTCTGTCCTTCCGGGTGTCAGTTCAGCTGCCTTTGGCTACATGTAACAAAATCCATACAGCAGTGCCGTCAGCAAGTGGTAGTTTATTTGGCTCaataaagaagtgtggcagtgtgTGGCGGCCAGCATGGGTTCAGCAGCTGGTAGATGTTAGGGGTGGTGTCTTTGTGATTCTTTAGGCCTTTCCCTTGTATTTTTTGCCTTATATTTTCTAGATGGCTGTGGTTAGAAAACTTACGTTTAAAGGAGGAAGTCGAGGAGGGGGCAGGCAAACATTTCCTTGCGCCCCCTCCTCCAGTAAGCCACTTGTCTGTATTATTGGCCAGAACCGTGCCACATGGTTActtctagctgcaagggaggctgggacagTTGGGTATGCTGCCTGAGGCTGAGCATGTTGCCACCCTCAACATAACCAGGGTTTGTTCTCAAGGCAGGAAGGATGCCTGTTGAGGAAACAATGAGCCAGCTGTGAGGCAGATGCTGTTCTCTGTGGACATGTCCTCCTGCCTCTCCTAGCTGGGGCCTTCTTACCCATCAGTTCAGTATTGCTTCCCTGGGGAAGGATGGCCTCCAGGGCCACTTAGGCCTGCCTCCTACGCTCTTGCCCTCAGCACTCACTTCTGTCCCCTTCTTGCATGTGCCACAATTGATATATTTGTGGCTGTCAAATGCTCCCCCTCTCTGTGGATGGTACACTCTATGAAGACAGGGACCACTGCTCTATCAGTCCCCACTGTGTACTAGTACCTTGCACAATACCTGGCCAGGAAGAGGTGCTCTGttggtatttgttgaatgaaagaccAAACAGAACGAACAGagaaacctgatttttttttttttttttttttttttgatgataaCTACTCTGGGGCTTGTTGAGTGCAATGAAAACAGCAGGGTGGTTTTAGCTAATTTCAGGTTTTTGTAGGAAGTGTGGCCAAAATATTGGTTAATGATGATTTGGGGGAAATACATTGTTATTCCTTGTATCTTCCTGAAATTGATTGTGTTCCTCTGGCAAGTGATGAAATGTACCCCTACTCGGAGTGTCCTCCCACACAGACTCACACTTTTCTGGGGCTTCCCTTACTCCTCACCTCCTTTTTAGGAATATTTATAGGAAGAAATTGAGGCTGTGGTTATCTCTTGGATCCTTAATAGAATCTTTTAAGTAGAAAATTATCCTCAGTCCAATCTGCAATAGAAATGTACTTTCTGTTCCTTCTCGTGCATGGGTCCGTTCACTTGGTCTGTGCAGATTTAACTCGTGTGAGTTGCTACATTATGGAAAATGATAACCATGTGCCTGTGATTGGGCCGTTGCACGGATCAGGTCATTGGTAAAAAGCCTTCATAGGCCGTAAAAACGTTGCCTGCCTAGTATTTCTGATCCCATTATGGCAGATCTACAATACGTTTGAGTTTTCACATGCAAAGAGCTGCCACTCGATTTCAGATGTTGCAATTGCTCAGTGTAATAGATGCTGTTctctgaaaattacttttgatttccTGTCTGTAGGTGTGTACAAAGTGACCCCTCGCTCCTGCCACCGGTTTGAGCAAGCGTTCTACACCTATGACACGTAAGCCTGGGAATTGAATGCTTTGTGGTATTTGTGTACATTCTGTGGAGGATTCTTCATTTACTTCAGAGAACAAAAGgagtttctctattttcttctgaaagtggCAAGGTTAGGCCTTCAGCCGCATTTCTAGATAAGGATTTTAAGACCCTTGGATTAGTTACTGAGGAACTGGAGATAGGATCCCTTTCCCAAGAATTCTGTAACCCCAGGATAGAGGGCTGTGTTTTTGAAGTGCCTTAAAGAGAAGCTTTGTCAAATCTCCCAGCCCTCACCGATGGGCATCTGTCAAGCTCAAGTctgccatttttatatttttacagacGTATGTGGGTTTCACTGGGAATTGAAAGCATAAAGTTGTGGAGTGGAGAATTAGTTTACTCTTTAAAATACTTCTCTGGATCTCCAGAGTTCTTTTACCCCAGACTAAGAGCAATTTTCTGTAGTGTATCTAGGGTGAGGAAGGATGCCCaaaaagggtattgctgatgatCTTCTGAGAATGAGTAGGTTCGAGTGTTTCCTCTCCTGTGATTTGTAGGTCCTCATCTAGTATCTTGACATTGACAGCCATTCGCCACCATGTCCTTGGAACTATCACCACCGACAAAATGATGGATGTCACTGTGACTATCAAGTAAGATGAGCGATCTGCGGTGGGCTGAGAGTGGCGGGGGAGGGTGTGGATGAGGCCTGGGGAGTCTCTAATAGGCTGTCTGGAAATTAGTTTTGATTTCTTATCTCTAGATGTGTATACAAATGGCCTTCCCTCTCTTATAGGACATCGCCATTGCCGTCAATTCCCAGCAGCCTTGatcctttccttttctgattcAGAAATTACCTGTGGGTGAGGAAGAGCATTGCGACAGCTTGTTTCAGGATCTTCAATTTCTGTTTGAACTCTTTGTACTTCTCATCtttgctaaggaaaaaaaaatctccggGGTTTCTGCATTGTATTTCAAGTGTTTTAGCAAATTCaaattgcctattttttttaGACTTTTGCTTGAAGGCTTGGGAAATAGAGATGGCACCTGGTATAAGAGAAGGGTTGTGGGAGAGGAAGTATTTGAAAGGCAAGTCCCTTACCGAGGGTCACGTTCATGTGAATGTCGCCTTTCAGGGAATTTTTGCAGTGTGGTGAGGTACCTGTGACACCCCAATTTTCTTGAGAAGTGAATGAGTTTTGGCAACATGACCGTCTTTGTCAAGTAGAATGGGAATCACAGTCACTGTCTCCCCCCTGCCTCTGGTTGGAGTCACCTTTCCGGCTATGTTTCCATCTTTCTGTCCACcgtctgtttatccattcatcatccCTGCAGAGTACATGATGACTGAATAACTGAGAGTCTTCAGTGTTTAGGCACTGGGCTTATGAGGCCACAGCCCCTACACTCATGGGATTGACAGTCTCATGGGGGGAACAGTGGTCAGAGACTCCCATGCAGAACTCTAAAATGACAGCTGTTCTGAGTGTTTTGAGCTTGACCTTGAGGGCATGCAGGACAGGTAGGCTGCGGGGGGCCAGGCCATGTTAAGGTCCATAGTCTTTGTCCCGTGACGCAATTGACGTGTTTACATAGAGAAATgacttttttcttcctgaaaggtCCCCCTATCGGCTGAGTGGAGAACAGACAGAAGAGGCCTGAGAGTGGGAGGTggtggaggcagagggaggtgaTGGGGGCCCCAGACTGGTGGCTGCGGAGATGGAGAGTGACGGACCGGTTGGAGAGTCGTTGAAGGACTGAGTTGATGAGACGTGGCACTAAAGTGAGCACTGGGTTAGGGCAGGAGAAATGTCAGGGCTGGCCCTGGTTTCTGGTGATGGAGAGCCAGGTTTTTAGCTGGGGGTGGATTTGCTGAGGGTCCGTTGTGTGCCCAGAATGTGCTTGTTGCTGTCTTTTACTGTCATTTACTGTCTTCCTGCCTGGATAGTATGAATTACTGATAGGACTAGCAATCTACCTTCTTACCAGTAACTCCATATCACCTCCTTTCAGCTCAATTACATTCATTTTTGTAACTTCACAAGGGTGTTTGTGTTGCTTGCTTGTGCTGGAGGTTGTACGGAATGCATCTTTCAGCTAGACAGAGCCACTTGGATCCCCCTTGGGGATCTTGTACTTAGCAGACCCAAAACCTGACTGCCGATGGTTGCCCTTCATAGAGCCCCTCTGTGGTCTTTTCTGATTCAGATATGGCAGCTCCCGCTTTCTTCTTGCTTCTTGATTCTTCTTTCCCTTGCACCCTAAGCCCAGCCAATTCCTCAACAAAGCCTTGGCTTTACAGTCAAAATACACCCGTCATCTAGTCCCTTCTTACCATGTGGCCCTCAGCCTTGGTCTGACCCCATTCTAGGGTCACTGCAGCAGCTTCCCAGCTGGCCTTCCCTTCTTACCACGTGGCCCTCAGCCCTAGTCTGACCCCCTCTGGGATCATTGCAGCAGCTTCCCAGCTGGCCTTCCCTTCTTACCACGTGGCCCTCAGCTGTGGTCTGACCCCCCTCTGGGATCATTGCAGCAGCTTCCCAGCTGGCCTTCCTGTTTCCACCAttgctttgtgtgttttccaTGAAGCAGCGAGCGATTTCTTTTATCATACCATTCCTCGACTGAAAACTCCAGTGACTCGAGGTCGGCACCAAGCCTGCGAAGTCTCAGTCTGACACCTGCTGCCCCTTGGACCCCTCTGACAGATATGACTCTTCCGTGGACccctgtgccccaggctgggctggtcttgCCATTGGTTGAACATCTGAGTGAGCTTTCTCTCCAAGGACTTTGTACTTGGCATCGCTTTGCCTGAGCTACTGTTTACCCAGAGAGCTACATGGCgcattctctcccttccttcagaCCTTTGCTCAATGTCATCTTATCAGAAAGGCCTTGACTGTCCCTTTAATGTAAAACAGTGCTCTGGGCTCTCTGTCTTCCcacactgctttatttttctttattgcactTTTCCTCtggtattatttttctgtgtattttcagCCCCTTCCCACTGAAATGTGGATTCCACAGGGGTAGGAAGTGTGGTCTGTTTTGTCGGTGGTGTATCCCTGGTGCGTAGTTCTCTATCATAGCAGTTGTCAATGAAGGTAGAATGAAGGAACAGAGGATGGTGGCATGGAGAAAACTCCATGTCGTACATGGAAACTGACAAGCTTATATCCAGTCACCATAAAATCAACCGTATTTCATTCCAGCCCAGACCTACCAGATACTGCCACCATCACTGCGAAGCTCAGTTATTTTTTGTGAAACTACTAGTTTATTTAAAACAGAAGGCCCCTCCACCGTGGTGTCATGATAAGATGTCCAGTTTTTAACTCGCAAGTCCATACTTGTAGAAAGGTCAAATTCCCACTGACCGCAAGGATACGCAACCACGTCCTAGGGGCTGCCGTTTCTTTCTTCCAGGTCGTCCATCGACAGTGAACCTGCCTTGGTCTTAGGCCCTCTGAAGTCTGTGCAGGAGCTGTGGAGGGAGCAGCAGCTGGCTGAGATCGAGGCCCGCaggcaggagagggagaagaatggCAAAGAGGAAGACGAAGAAAGAATGACCAAGCCTCCCGTGCAGGAGATGGTAGATGAGTTACAAGGCCCCTTCTCATATGATTTCTCTTACTGGGCACGGTAAGCTCTCTTGTGCATTTCCTTAGTGTCCTCTGTTCTGTGGGGACAGGACCCGCCAAACTGAAGTATACTAATTATTTTAGGTCTGGAGAGAAAATCACTGTTACACCATCATCTAAAGAGCTGCTCTTTTATCCCCCTTCAATGGAAGCCGTTGTCAGTGGAGGTAAATGTCACCTCAGCAAGCGAATGTCACACACACCTTTGCAATTGTTCCCTTGCCTGCATTTACAAGTAGACTTGTGATGTTATAGTGAAGCCATCTTTGTAAGCCACCTTACATCCTCTCTGGCACACAGATGTTACTGTTggttggatagatggatggatggatggtttggttggttggatggatggatggattggtggATGCATGACTGATTGATTTAGGTAAATAAAAGTAACTTTTGCTGTTAGAATTGAGTTGATCTTTTTGGAAAAGGACTTGGTTTTCTTTGACATTACCAGGTCGACAGCAGAAGGCAGATGAGGCGCAAAGCTGCCTGTGATGATCTTTGATGATCTTTCTGTTGTTTGGCAGAGCATGATGGGAGGGTCCTTTTTTGGGGAATGGATGACTGAAGTGATCACTTGTGGAGTATTTGTCTTTTgctgcttattatttttttctcagcactGTGGCTTCATTAAGTTGTGGGTGTTACGTGGTTCGTGTTTGGAAGTAGACGGTGTTGAAGACTGTGACTTCTAGCAGGTAGGCTGTTTGGGGCGGTCTTTCTCAGTGGGTCCTCTGGAGGTTGAGCAGCACGGCCTCCTGTCTGCTATAAAGTGTTCCCTCCTGATCTGTGACCTCCTGAGAACCTAGGAAGAGTAGTAGGAAAAACCCAGCCTTCAGCGTTTTTTGATTCTCTTGCTAAAGTCCTTCACACTGAGAAAGGCCTTTCAGGGATGGAAAGAGGCTTGGGCTGAATCTGATTATTGAGCTCCCCGGGGTACTAAATAACCGCATTTGGAACTAGCTTCTAAGATCTGTTTTAGCCACTTTTGTCATGGGAAACCCCCAACCAAGATGCTCCTGTCTCTGCAGCCAAGCCGCATCCTTGTGTTTATTTCTTCCCCTCTTAGAAAGCTGCCCAGGGAAGCTGATCGAGATCCACGGGAAGGCAGGCCTGTTTTTAGAAGGCCAGATCCACCCCGAGTTGGAAGGAGTCGAGATTGTCATCAGTGAAAAGGGGGCAAGTTCACCCCTGATCACAGTCTTTACTGATGACAAAGGTGCCTACAGGTGAGCCCGGGATAGAGACACATTTGCCTGGGATCAGCGTGGGAGTTCTCTGAAGAAACTGGGGCCCACATTTCCTTGGGCTCGGTAAGGCTTCCTGTAGGGTGTGAACAAAGCCATTGGTAGCattctgctttcttctcttcaGTGTTGGCCCCCTGCACAGTGACCTGGAGTACACGGTGACCTCACAGAAGGAGGGCTATGTTCTGACTGCGGTGGAAGGAACCATCGGAGACTTCAAGGCCTATGCCCTGGCAGG
Encoded here:
- the LOC115834269 gene encoding LOW QUALITY PROTEIN: nodal modulator 3-like (The sequence of the model RefSeq protein was modified relative to this genomic sequence to represent the inferred CDS: substituted 1 base at 1 genomic stop codon); amino-acid sequence: MHEDWCWKNKSLEVEVLEDDVSAVEFRQTGYMLRCSLSHAITLEFYQDGNGRENVGIYNLSKGVNXFCLSKPGVYKVTPRSCHRFEQAFYTYDTSSSSILTLTAIRHHVLGTITTDKMMDVTVTIKSSIDSEPALVLGPLKSVQELWREQQLAEIEARRQEREKNGKEEDEERMTKPPVQEMVDELQGPFSYDFSYWARSGEKITVTPSSKELLFYPPSMEAVVSGESCPGKLIEIHGKAGLFLEGQIHPELEGVEIVISEKGASSPLITVFTDDKGAYSVGPLHSDLEYTVTSQKEGYVLTAVEGTIGDFKAYALAGVSFEIKAEDDQPLPGVLLSLSGGLFRSNLLTQDNGILTFSNLVTCSAIYHLPVFPEREPGCSMRDLRVA